One genomic region from Nitrospira sp. encodes:
- a CDS encoding HDOD domain-containing protein, translated as MASDIGSVTTSVERLEQALIQKIEAEEVELPLLPQAASQVLALAADPASDAAKLSSLIHQDQALAAHVMRIANSPAYMPRSPVVSLQHAVAMLGITLLSEIAFTASLKSGAFKVPGHEDDVKRLWRHSLASGAFAKEVARMRRVNVESAYLCGLLHEIGKPVVLQTVTTLAQAQRVALEKSVLHRWVDGYHSRVGALIADKWSLPKQVAAAIQYYADYDHADSFRQECLLTCAADTLASHLLAPEDMPEATLRAHPAFGELNLYPNDIGQLLTRKDHVLTVVNALNL; from the coding sequence ATGGCTTCTGACATAGGATCGGTAACCACCTCAGTTGAACGGTTGGAACAAGCCTTGATTCAGAAAATTGAGGCGGAAGAGGTTGAGCTTCCCCTGCTCCCACAAGCAGCCAGCCAGGTTCTGGCACTGGCGGCGGATCCTGCCTCCGATGCGGCGAAGCTCTCATCTTTGATTCACCAGGATCAAGCACTCGCTGCGCATGTCATGCGGATCGCCAATTCACCGGCCTACATGCCTCGCAGCCCTGTGGTCTCTCTCCAGCACGCGGTGGCCATGCTGGGCATTACCTTGTTGTCTGAGATTGCCTTTACGGCTTCATTGAAGTCCGGCGCGTTCAAAGTGCCGGGACATGAGGACGATGTGAAACGACTGTGGCGTCACTCTCTGGCGAGCGGAGCCTTCGCGAAGGAAGTCGCCCGCATGAGGCGTGTCAACGTCGAGAGCGCATACCTTTGCGGTCTGCTGCACGAAATCGGAAAACCCGTCGTATTGCAAACGGTGACGACCCTGGCACAAGCGCAACGAGTTGCGCTTGAGAAATCGGTATTACATAGGTGGGTCGATGGATATCATTCGCGCGTCGGTGCCCTCATCGCAGATAAATGGAGTTTGCCTAAGCAAGTAGCGGCAGCCATCCAATATTACGCAGATTACGACCATGCCGATTCATTCCGTCAAGAGTGCCTGCTCACCTGTGCCGCCGATACACTGGCGAGTCACCTCCTCGCGCCCGAGGACATGCCGGAAGCGACGCTCCGCGCACATCCGGCCTTCGGAGAACTCAATCTATACCCGAATGACATTGGTCAGCTGCTGACCAGGAAAGACCACGTGCTGACTGTGGTGAATGCGTTAAATCTATGA
- a CDS encoding cytochrome c: MTKRNVCLSVLMVGCALVLSGGMASAEDLPPLPSPPPEYADKKMPAGGWTDPKAIEEGGKIYRGEFKTEVNCSSCHGTDGTPKKKGARDFRDPNIVCRFSDAFWFWRISEGVPKTKMKANKGLISEEQIWQVMAYENQFSHGGKPADRSCYKP; this comes from the coding sequence ATGACGAAAAGGAATGTGTGCCTCTCAGTGCTGATGGTGGGCTGTGCCCTTGTACTTTCAGGAGGCATGGCCTCCGCCGAAGACCTGCCTCCATTGCCCTCACCTCCACCCGAGTATGCCGACAAAAAAATGCCGGCCGGTGGATGGACTGATCCAAAAGCCATTGAGGAGGGAGGGAAGATTTATCGAGGCGAGTTCAAGACCGAGGTCAACTGCAGCAGTTGTCACGGGACAGACGGCACACCAAAGAAAAAGGGCGCACGGGATTTTCGTGACCCGAATATCGTCTGCCGCTTCTCAGACGCGTTCTGGTTCTGGCGTATCTCGGAAGGTGTCCCAAAGACGAAGATGAAGGCCAATAAAGGCCTGATATCCGAAGAGCAGATCTGGCAAGTGATGGCATATGAAAACCAGTTCTCGCACGGAGGCAAGCCGGCCGACCGTTCCTGTTACAAACCCTAA
- a CDS encoding cupin domain-containing protein, with amino-acid sequence MMKVVTLAEFKQFTCDKMKKNNLFQTERFFCDIYCFEPGQEQKGHVHGDQDKVYIVLEGQGTFQVGTDQRMLEAGQGTVAPAGEEHGVKNHASNRLIVLVFVAPNPA; translated from the coding sequence ATGATGAAGGTTGTGACACTTGCCGAGTTCAAACAGTTCACCTGCGACAAGATGAAAAAGAACAATCTGTTTCAAACAGAGCGTTTCTTCTGCGACATCTATTGTTTTGAGCCGGGCCAAGAACAAAAGGGCCATGTCCATGGCGACCAGGATAAGGTATATATCGTCCTAGAGGGACAAGGAACATTTCAGGTCGGTACCGACCAACGAATGCTTGAAGCAGGGCAAGGGACTGTGGCCCCAGCCGGTGAGGAGCATGGTGTAAAGAACCATGCGAGCAACCGGCTCATAGTGTTGGTCTTTGTCGCACCCAATCCAGCCTAG